The following proteins come from a genomic window of Bradyrhizobium paxllaeri:
- a CDS encoding ABC transporter ATP-binding protein, whose protein sequence is MSLLRVENLRTYFDTRSGVMKAVDGVDFDVREGKTLGIVGESGSGKSVTALSIMRLIERPGRILAGSHIYFEGRDLAAASERELEAVRGNRISMVFQEPMTSLNPVHTVGNQIIEAIRLHRRMSARQTRERAIELLELVGIPSPERRVDAFPHQLSGGMRQRVMIAMALACEPKLLIADEPTTALDVTIQAQILELLRQLRDRLAMAVILITHDLGVVAEMCDDVAVMYAGEVVERGSVDAIFRSPQHPYTEALLRSIPLLGMTQAEPLNMIPGVVPSALHWPEGCRFAARCSYASQHCHRQPPALVATRSGFAACWLRGNAAELSQRGAATNA, encoded by the coding sequence ATGTCGCTCCTGCGCGTTGAAAATCTCCGGACCTATTTTGACACGCGATCCGGCGTGATGAAGGCCGTCGACGGTGTCGACTTCGACGTTCGTGAGGGCAAGACGCTTGGCATCGTCGGCGAATCCGGCAGCGGCAAGAGCGTCACCGCACTCTCGATCATGCGCTTGATCGAGAGGCCGGGCCGCATTCTGGCGGGCAGCCACATCTATTTCGAGGGCAGGGATCTCGCCGCGGCTTCCGAACGGGAGCTCGAGGCGGTTCGCGGCAATCGCATCTCCATGGTGTTTCAGGAGCCGATGACTTCGCTCAACCCGGTCCATACGGTGGGCAACCAGATCATCGAAGCCATCAGGCTGCATCGTCGCATGAGCGCACGCCAGACGCGCGAGCGCGCCATCGAACTGCTGGAGCTCGTGGGGATTCCGTCACCCGAGCGCCGCGTCGACGCCTTTCCGCACCAGCTGTCCGGCGGCATGCGGCAGCGTGTCATGATTGCGATGGCGCTTGCCTGCGAACCCAAGCTCCTGATCGCCGATGAACCGACGACGGCGCTGGATGTCACCATCCAGGCGCAGATCCTCGAGCTGCTGCGGCAGTTGCGCGACAGGCTGGCGATGGCGGTGATCCTGATCACCCATGATCTCGGTGTCGTTGCTGAGATGTGCGACGATGTCGCCGTGATGTATGCGGGCGAGGTGGTGGAGCGCGGTTCCGTCGACGCCATCTTCCGCAGTCCGCAGCACCCCTATACAGAGGCGCTGTTGCGGTCGATCCCACTATTGGGAATGACGCAAGCCGAGCCGCTCAACATGATTCCCGGCGTTGTCCCGAGCGCGCTGCATTGGCCGGAAGGCTGCCGGTTCGCCGCGCGTTGCAGTTATGCGTCCCAGCATTGTCATCGCCAGCCGCCGGCATTGGTCGCGACCCGTTCGGGATTCGCAGCCTGCTGGTTGCGCGGCAATGCCGCCGAACTATCGCAGCGGGGAGCAGCAACAAATGCATGA
- a CDS encoding ABC transporter permease: MADAHPTMIDLADRPAVPADEPAADEEGIRFLARPRLRWNLPLAVGAAMVLLSIVLAVAAPWLSGHDPLEIADASLSPPSAQYWLGTDQLGRDVLTRILYAARSSLAVACLSAALAFASGTVIGLIAGYASGLVDACLMRLLDILQAFPALLLAIALVAALGPNLPNLVLTMGLLFMPRFARVARASTLSVRERDYIAAAIGLGVSRARTMYRHVLPNIAAPLIVEASLTVTIAVLTEASLSFLGLGVQPPDPTWGGMIAESTSVMALAPWLALSPGFAIVFVVVGFTFMGDGLRDALDPRG; encoded by the coding sequence ATGGCTGACGCGCATCCGACCATGATCGACTTGGCGGATCGGCCGGCGGTACCGGCGGACGAGCCGGCAGCCGACGAGGAGGGCATCCGCTTCCTGGCGCGACCCCGGCTGCGCTGGAATCTGCCGCTTGCAGTCGGTGCTGCGATGGTGCTGCTGTCGATCGTCCTTGCGGTCGCCGCGCCCTGGCTTTCCGGGCACGATCCGCTCGAGATTGCCGATGCCTCGCTCTCGCCGCCATCAGCGCAATACTGGCTGGGCACGGACCAGCTCGGGCGCGATGTGCTGACGCGCATCCTCTATGCGGCGCGCAGCTCTCTTGCGGTCGCCTGCCTGAGTGCCGCGCTAGCGTTTGCATCCGGCACGGTGATCGGCCTCATTGCCGGATACGCCAGCGGCCTGGTCGATGCCTGCCTGATGCGCCTTCTCGACATCCTGCAGGCCTTTCCCGCGCTGCTGCTCGCGATTGCACTGGTGGCGGCGCTCGGGCCGAACCTGCCGAATCTCGTCCTCACCATGGGTCTGCTGTTCATGCCGCGCTTTGCCCGCGTCGCCCGCGCTTCGACGTTGTCGGTGCGGGAGCGGGATTACATCGCTGCGGCCATCGGGCTTGGCGTCTCGCGTGCGCGGACGATGTACCGGCATGTGCTGCCGAATATCGCGGCACCGCTAATCGTCGAGGCGTCGCTGACGGTGACGATCGCAGTGCTGACCGAGGCTTCGCTGTCCTTTCTCGGGCTCGGCGTGCAGCCGCCCGATCCGACCTGGGGCGGCATGATCGCCGAATCCACCTCGGTGATGGCGCTCGCGCCGTGGCTCGCCCTTAGCCCGGGGTTTGCCATTGTGTTCGTCGTCGTCGGCTTCACGTTCATGGGTGATGGTTTGCGCGATGCGCTGGATCCAAGAGGTTGA
- a CDS encoding ABC transporter ATP-binding protein: protein MHEPLLSARDVKKYFPVGGGLFRRSVAYARAVDGIDLDIAPGETLGLVGESGSGKSTLGRILVGLMKPSAGKLSFDGAQIGDLAGAELRRSRRELQFIFQDPSGSLDPRMKVGDIIAEGLDAQGLERGARERLIAEMLDKVGLRREAAHRYPHELSGGQRQRVGIARALVLRPKLVVADEPVSALDVSIQSQVLNLLVELKRELRLTYVFVSHNLAAVSYVSDRIAVMYLGRLVELTSTERLCRSPLHPYTKALLSAVPEPIPGRQRQPILLRGDIPNPIEPPSGCRFRTRCPLAQPTCAEREPQLMPKSVADHLVACHLA, encoded by the coding sequence ATGCATGAGCCGTTATTGTCCGCCCGCGACGTCAAGAAATACTTTCCGGTCGGTGGCGGGTTGTTCCGGCGCAGCGTCGCCTATGCGCGGGCCGTCGATGGTATCGATCTCGACATCGCCCCGGGAGAGACGCTCGGCCTCGTCGGGGAATCCGGCAGCGGAAAATCCACGCTCGGGCGGATTCTGGTCGGGCTGATGAAGCCAAGCGCCGGAAAATTGTCGTTCGACGGCGCGCAGATTGGCGATCTGGCAGGCGCGGAGCTGCGGCGCTCGCGGCGCGAGCTGCAATTCATCTTTCAGGATCCGAGCGGGTCGCTCGATCCGCGCATGAAGGTCGGCGATATCATCGCCGAAGGCCTCGATGCCCAGGGCCTGGAGCGCGGCGCGCGCGAGCGGCTGATTGCCGAAATGCTGGACAAGGTGGGACTGCGGCGGGAAGCCGCGCACCGCTATCCCCATGAATTGTCTGGCGGCCAGCGGCAGCGCGTCGGCATCGCCCGCGCCCTCGTGCTTCGGCCGAAACTGGTGGTCGCCGACGAGCCGGTTTCAGCGCTCGACGTTTCGATCCAGTCACAGGTGCTGAATCTTTTGGTCGAGCTCAAGCGCGAGCTGCGGCTGACCTATGTCTTCGTCTCGCACAATCTGGCGGCGGTGAGCTACGTCAGCGACCGCATCGCCGTAATGTATCTTGGCAGGCTCGTCGAGCTCACCTCGACCGAGCGGCTCTGTCGCTCGCCGCTTCATCCCTACACGAAGGCATTGTTGTCGGCGGTGCCGGAGCCGATTCCCGGCCGCCAGCGGCAGCCGATATTGTTGCGCGGTGACATTCCCAATCCGATCGAGCCGCCCTCCGGCTGTCGCTTCCGGACACGCTGTCCTTTGGCGCAACCGACTTGTGCGGAAAGGGAACCGCAACTGATGCCGAAGTCGGTGGCGGATCATCTCGTTGCCTGCCATTTGGCATGA
- a CDS encoding ABC transporter permease, with the protein MLRYAAGRIVLTVPVLFGVSLMSFAIIHLIPGDIVSVLAGPTVALDSEAAQNIRRSLHLDQPLPVQYGIWLMGALRGDFGNSLVMGLPVAPQIASHLPVTLVLTAMSLLFAIAVGLPAGVATAKTRGRWPDLFIRAVALLGLSTPPFFVGVAAVLLLSLYWPSFKILSAVDLHHDPLGGIRTLLLPAFVLSLASATTIMRYTRAAMLEVLTEPFMATARAKGAGRLRVLIRHGLRNALLPVVTAVGVTAAHLVAGAVVVEQVFGLPGIGQLMLNAIYHRDYTQVQATVLVVTTLVVLINIVVDLSYYVLDPRIQQHG; encoded by the coding sequence ATGCTCAGATATGCCGCGGGACGCATCGTTCTCACCGTGCCGGTGCTGTTCGGCGTTTCGCTGATGAGCTTCGCCATTATTCATCTGATCCCCGGCGATATCGTCAGCGTGCTGGCCGGGCCCACGGTAGCGCTCGATTCGGAAGCCGCCCAGAACATCCGCCGCTCCCTGCATCTCGATCAGCCGCTGCCGGTGCAGTATGGAATCTGGCTGATGGGCGCGCTGCGCGGCGATTTCGGCAATTCGCTGGTGATGGGATTGCCGGTCGCCCCGCAGATCGCCTCGCACTTGCCGGTAACGCTGGTGTTGACCGCGATGTCACTGCTTTTTGCGATCGCGGTCGGATTGCCCGCAGGCGTCGCCACTGCGAAAACCCGCGGGCGCTGGCCCGATCTTTTCATCCGCGCCGTGGCGCTGCTCGGCCTCTCGACGCCACCATTCTTCGTCGGTGTTGCAGCCGTGCTGCTGCTCTCGCTTTATTGGCCTTCGTTCAAGATCCTGAGCGCCGTCGACCTGCATCACGATCCGCTCGGCGGGATTAGGACCTTGCTGCTGCCGGCCTTCGTGCTTTCGCTGGCTTCCGCCACCACGATCATGCGCTACACGCGCGCCGCCATGCTGGAGGTGCTGACGGAGCCCTTCATGGCGACCGCACGTGCCAAGGGCGCAGGCCGCCTACGCGTGCTGATCCGGCATGGTCTTCGCAATGCACTGCTGCCGGTGGTGACCGCGGTCGGCGTCACTGCCGCGCACCTCGTTGCGGGCGCAGTCGTGGTTGAGCAGGTGTTCGGCCTGCCCGGCATCGGCCAGCTCATGCTCAACGCGATCTACCACCGCGACTATACGCAAGTGCAAGCCACTGTGCTGGTAGTCACCACGCTGGTGGTCCTGATCAACATCGTGGTTGACCTCAGCTACTACGTGCTCGATCCGAGGATTCAGCAACATGGCTGA
- a CDS encoding sigma-70 family RNA polymerase sigma factor encodes MWSRSLLVQNLLVPKKAKSEDDVADSANAVAERPISSEMQIVPPLSGNFEHALVNAVLSGEVGAASRFLEHVSTTLWSIVVKLVGDGAEAEAAFLHIVASLKADDYTRLRGFDGRSRITTYLSLVARDVLADELAGQFSKTPHEAWERFSRYFEADVRSRIAKQLPSRLGRAGREDAYQEVCLKLIENDFRRIRSYGGRGSFTGYILTVVDRLLIDLVRRETPRRRMPAAISRSPPLDQAIYTAVVWEGCPLDADRLAAALRGRLAQDPTAADIAESIARLAGIVKLERASPATEAVSLDALLGEGGSISIADSSPTPEDRLLLFEEEERRTALVAAINAAAEKLPSDERLYLQIVFSANEPLPARGIARLMGCPVEDVYRLKQRSQKWLKEITVQLEKNSDMSV; translated from the coding sequence ATGTGGTCGCGCAGCCTGTTGGTCCAGAATCTGTTGGTCCCGAAAAAGGCCAAGTCAGAAGACGACGTTGCCGACAGTGCCAATGCGGTCGCCGAACGGCCGATCTCCTCTGAGATGCAGATTGTGCCGCCGCTGAGCGGCAACTTTGAGCATGCACTTGTCAATGCCGTTCTCTCCGGCGAGGTCGGCGCGGCGAGCAGATTTCTCGAGCACGTCTCGACGACACTGTGGTCGATCGTCGTGAAGCTGGTAGGCGATGGAGCCGAGGCGGAGGCTGCATTCCTTCACATCGTCGCATCGCTGAAGGCTGACGATTATACGCGGCTGCGGGGGTTCGACGGGCGTTCACGTATTACGACTTACTTGTCGCTTGTCGCTCGCGATGTTCTCGCCGACGAGCTGGCGGGGCAGTTCAGCAAAACGCCACACGAGGCGTGGGAGAGATTCTCGCGCTACTTCGAGGCAGACGTTCGCAGCCGGATCGCCAAGCAATTGCCGAGTAGACTTGGTAGAGCCGGTCGCGAGGACGCGTATCAGGAAGTATGCCTCAAGCTGATCGAGAATGATTTCCGTCGCATCCGCTCTTACGGGGGCCGCGGCAGTTTCACTGGCTATATTCTGACCGTAGTCGATCGTCTCTTGATCGATCTCGTGCGGCGTGAAACGCCTCGACGGCGTATGCCGGCGGCGATTTCCCGTTCGCCGCCGCTCGACCAGGCGATTTATACGGCCGTCGTATGGGAGGGTTGTCCGCTGGACGCCGATCGGCTTGCCGCTGCGCTACGCGGCAGGCTGGCGCAAGATCCGACAGCTGCTGACATCGCCGAGTCGATCGCGCGCCTTGCCGGTATCGTGAAGCTGGAGCGCGCGTCGCCCGCGACCGAGGCTGTCTCGCTTGACGCATTGCTCGGTGAAGGCGGAAGCATTTCGATCGCGGATTCATCGCCAACTCCCGAGGACCGGTTGCTGCTCTTTGAGGAGGAAGAGCGCCGCACAGCTCTCGTCGCCGCTATCAATGCGGCAGCAGAAAAGCTTCCTTCCGATGAACGGTTGTATCTTCAGATTGTATTTTCGGCCAATGAGCCGTTGCCAGCACGTGGCATTGCGCGGCTGATGGGTTGTCCGGTCGAGGACGTCTATCGTTTGAAGCAGCGCAGCCAGAAATGGTTAAAAGAAATTACGGTGCAATTGGAAAAGAATTCCGATATGTCCGTCTAA
- a CDS encoding amidase, whose protein sequence is MLDKLKAEAVSDLPSDLHWMSAWQIREAIVTRRLSATEVACHFIERIDALDRRLHSFFTVSGEAALDQARAIDRRIDRGEPVGALAGVPVSIKDQFWTKGIRTTSGSRIYADHVPEEDSLHVARVKAADGVIIGKTATPEFGTFWRTTGRVAPECVNPWDPRCTSGGSSGGAAASVAAGFGPLALGSDSGGSIRLPSAMCGVLGLLPSNGRVPQHGSLGSTLFLCSAGPISRDVRDAATLLQLLAQPSVDDSLCRLDEPPDYLSGLDDGIAGLRLGWWEDQSISAQVDAAVIAAIRKAAFGLGSLGANFVDDAVTFDTQGVDEAWRVLDFVDRYAALGESLYTDPLARRKLTPYARERFAWAKGVSGADYSRAVRRRADFIRSFEAAFRSCDLVLSPTLGFTAPVIESVGPAQRIPALVAHTLAVNLAGCTAASIPCGFVDGMPIGLQVIAPPNQEALVLRAARAFELAWPWVGRKPNV, encoded by the coding sequence ATGCTCGACAAATTGAAGGCTGAAGCAGTGAGCGACCTGCCGTCCGATCTTCACTGGATGTCCGCCTGGCAGATCCGCGAGGCTATCGTGACACGGCGCTTATCAGCGACCGAAGTCGCCTGCCATTTCATCGAAAGGATCGATGCGCTCGATCGACGCCTCCACTCGTTCTTCACGGTGTCGGGGGAAGCGGCGCTGGACCAGGCCAGGGCGATCGATCGGCGGATCGATCGCGGCGAGCCTGTCGGCGCGCTGGCGGGTGTGCCGGTGTCGATCAAGGATCAGTTCTGGACCAAGGGCATCCGCACCACCAGCGGCTCGCGGATCTATGCCGACCACGTGCCGGAGGAGGATTCGCTACACGTCGCGCGCGTGAAGGCGGCCGATGGCGTGATCATCGGCAAGACTGCTACGCCTGAATTTGGGACGTTCTGGCGCACCACCGGCCGCGTCGCGCCCGAATGCGTCAATCCCTGGGATCCCCGATGCACGTCTGGGGGCTCGAGCGGAGGGGCGGCGGCGAGTGTCGCAGCCGGCTTCGGCCCGCTGGCGCTTGGGAGCGATTCAGGTGGATCGATCCGGCTACCCTCAGCAATGTGCGGGGTGCTCGGCTTGTTGCCGAGCAACGGCAGGGTACCGCAGCACGGCTCGCTCGGATCCACGCTGTTCCTTTGCAGTGCAGGCCCGATCAGCCGCGACGTGCGCGATGCGGCCACATTGCTGCAGCTACTGGCGCAGCCGTCCGTCGACGATTCCCTCTGCCGGCTGGATGAACCGCCCGACTACCTTTCCGGGCTCGATGATGGCATCGCGGGACTGCGGCTCGGATGGTGGGAGGATCAGAGCATCTCGGCTCAGGTCGATGCCGCCGTGATCGCCGCGATCAGGAAAGCTGCGTTTGGCCTTGGCTCGCTCGGTGCCAACTTTGTCGATGATGCCGTGACGTTCGACACGCAGGGGGTGGACGAAGCCTGGCGGGTGCTCGACTTCGTCGATCGTTACGCCGCGCTCGGCGAGTCGCTCTATACCGACCCGCTGGCACGGCGCAAGCTGACCCCGTATGCGCGCGAGCGATTTGCCTGGGCCAAGGGCGTGAGCGGCGCCGATTATTCGCGCGCGGTGCGCCGGCGCGCCGATTTTATCCGCTCGTTCGAGGCCGCCTTCCGCAGCTGCGATCTCGTGCTCTCGCCGACGCTCGGCTTCACCGCGCCGGTGATTGAATCCGTCGGTCCCGCCCAGCGCATCCCGGCGCTGGTCGCCCATACGCTGGCTGTCAATCTCGCCGGCTGCACGGCCGCCTCAATTCCCTGCGGCTTCGTCGATGGAATGCCGATCGGCCTGCAGGTGATCGCGCCGCCCAATCAGGAGGCGCTGGTGCTGCGCGCGGCGCGTGCCTTCGAGCTCGCATGGCCGTGGGTCGGACGAAAGCCGAATGTCTGA